From one Streptomyces sp. N50 genomic stretch:
- a CDS encoding AAA family ATPase: MSTAPRVYVVIGPAGSGKTGVARLIAGLSGAAYLDKDTACTRLTEALLELAGTDPNERDLNPYYQSVVMDLEYATILDLAADNLRLGRPVVLDAPFGRYFQQPDYLAEVTYRHDWPSDVELVVVQVQVDKDTARERVRARGCARDRSKLADWDTFWKTAEANEYRWADGRRLVFDNRADGVTADAVARALEGLS, from the coding sequence ATGAGCACCGCCCCACGCGTCTACGTCGTGATCGGCCCCGCCGGGTCGGGCAAGACCGGCGTGGCCCGGCTGATCGCCGGGCTGAGCGGCGCCGCGTACCTCGACAAGGACACCGCCTGCACCCGCCTCACCGAGGCGCTCCTCGAACTCGCCGGCACGGACCCGAACGAGCGCGACCTCAACCCGTACTACCAGTCCGTGGTGATGGACCTCGAATACGCGACCATCCTCGACTTGGCCGCCGACAATCTGAGGTTGGGCCGCCCGGTCGTCCTGGACGCGCCGTTCGGCCGCTACTTCCAACAGCCCGACTATCTGGCCGAGGTGACCTACCGTCACGACTGGCCGTCCGACGTCGAGTTGGTCGTCGTCCAGGTCCAGGTGGACAAGGACACCGCCCGCGAACGCGTCCGCGCCCGGGGCTGCGCCCGGGACCGGTCCAAACTCGCCGACTGGGACACGTTCTGGAAGACGGCCGAGGCCAACGAGTACCGATGGGCGGACGGGCGGCGGCTGGTCTTCGACAACCGCGCCGACGGTGTCACGGCGGACGCGGTCGCCCGTGCGCTGGAGGGTCTGTCCTGA
- a CDS encoding class I SAM-dependent methyltransferase, which translates to MSNEDDPNPPSRTDQVAALRPTYQADLADGLDRFFEPRRETCPWCESPRLRTRLRTKDLIQHKPGTFELDQCEDCRHTFQNPRLSPAGLEFYYRDFYDGLGEKQLGNTFAARTKMYEQRAQSLLAHSPTPKNWLDVGTGHGHFCESARTVYPDTTFDGLDFTDGAELAEQAGRVERGYRGSFPELAPELSGHYDVVSMFHYLEHSTEPERELAAAHQAVRPGGHLLIEVPDPDSRYSRLLGRWWLPWLQPQHLHFIPVENLRRRLTDLGFTVVAEQHAEPHDPVDLLAGTWLALDTAAPRDDLPWLPKPPSGPARAGRAAVLIAGIPALILGTVLDRFVVKRLSHRLGVSNAYRLVARRD; encoded by the coding sequence GTGAGCAACGAGGACGACCCCAACCCCCCGAGCCGCACCGACCAGGTCGCCGCCCTGCGCCCCACCTACCAGGCCGACTTGGCCGACGGCCTGGACCGCTTCTTCGAACCCCGGCGCGAGACCTGCCCCTGGTGCGAATCACCCCGCCTCCGAACCCGGCTGCGCACGAAGGACCTGATCCAGCACAAGCCGGGCACGTTCGAACTGGACCAGTGCGAGGACTGCCGGCACACCTTCCAGAACCCCCGACTGAGCCCGGCCGGGCTGGAGTTCTACTACCGGGACTTCTATGACGGCCTGGGCGAGAAGCAGTTGGGCAACACGTTCGCGGCCCGTACGAAGATGTACGAGCAGCGCGCGCAGTCACTGCTCGCGCACTCGCCGACTCCCAAGAACTGGCTGGATGTCGGCACCGGCCACGGCCACTTCTGCGAGTCGGCCCGCACGGTGTACCCCGACACCACCTTCGACGGCCTCGACTTCACCGACGGCGCCGAACTCGCCGAACAGGCGGGGCGGGTGGAGCGCGGATACCGCGGCAGCTTCCCCGAGTTGGCCCCGGAACTCTCGGGCCACTACGACGTGGTCAGCATGTTCCACTACCTGGAGCACAGCACGGAGCCCGAGCGTGAACTGGCCGCCGCGCACCAGGCCGTGCGCCCCGGCGGCCACCTCCTGATCGAGGTCCCGGACCCCGACAGCCGCTACTCCCGCCTGCTGGGCCGCTGGTGGCTGCCGTGGCTCCAGCCGCAGCACCTGCACTTCATCCCGGTCGAGAACCTCCGCCGCCGCCTCACCGACCTGGGCTTCACGGTCGTGGCCGAACAGCACGCGGAGCCCCACGACCCGGTCGACCTCCTCGCCGGGACCTGGCTGGCCCTGGACACGGCCGCGCCGCGCGACGACCTCCCGTGGCTGCCGAAGCCTCCGTCCGGGCCGGCCCGTGCGGGCCGTGCGGCGGTGCTGATCGCGGGGATTCCGGCGCTGATCCTTGGAACGGTCCTGGACCGGTTCGTCGTGAAGCGGCTGTCGCATCGGCTGGGGGTGTCGAACGCCTACCGGCTGGTGGCGCGACGGGACTGA